A region from the Cannabis sativa cultivar Pink pepper isolate KNU-18-1 chromosome 9, ASM2916894v1, whole genome shotgun sequence genome encodes:
- the LOC115722704 gene encoding probable protein S-acyltransferase 1: MATPQEKVKPNRVYQVWKGSNKFFCGGRLIFGPDAASVLLSVFLIAGPAIAFCVKVYYEIDHMRYYYHSNWSLVLVISVFLTLLDLTFLFLTSSRDPGIVPRNTRPLEPDEADVPTPSMEWVNGRTPHLKLPRTKDILVNGHSVKVKYCDTCLLYRPPRASHCSICNNCVLRFDHHCPWVGQCIGIRNYRFFFAFISTSTILCVYVFTFSWIHIIRRHGKVLEAMKVDYLSDFLIAYCFIAVWFVGGLTAFHLYLISTNQTTYENFRYRYDKKENPYNKGVSGNCGETFFSKIPPSLNKFRSFFVEDEHVMVTSLTPDFGESAMSSKEKIDIEMGARQSEDGAFPLPAILRDLDYDDIEKNPEEDRRLGLDSYLPVEDEEKESSGVNVRIDSEEEDDMQVQNSPARERVRESLDSAAIIDRALERNDNRSHSRPTVVTPHNHQA; encoded by the exons ATGGCTACTCCTCAGGAGAAAGTTAAACCCAATAGGGTCTATCAAGTTTGGAAGGGAAGCAAT AAATTTTTCTGTGGCGGGCGATTAATTTTTGGCCCCGATGCAGCATCTGTTCTTCTATCTGTATTCCTTATAGCTGGGCCTGCAATAGCCTTTTGTGTAAAGGTTTATTATGAAATAGATCACATGCGGTACTACTATCATAGTAACTGGAGTCTCGTATTGGTCATCAGCGTATTTCTTACTCTTTTG GACTTGACATTTCTCTTCTTAACATCTAGTAGAGATCCGGGCATTGTTCCTAGAAATACGAGGCCTCTTGAGCCAGATGAAGCCGATGTTCCAACACCATCCATGGAATGGGTTAATGGCAGGACACCACATTTGAAACTACCCCGAACAAAAGATATTCTTGTGAATGGTCACTCAGTAAAAGTGAAGTACTGTGACACTTGTTTGCTATACCGCCCTCCCCGTGCTTCTCATTGTTCCATTTGCAACAACTGTGTTCTGAGATTCGATCATCATTGTCCTTGGGTCGGTCAATGCATCGGAATA CGTAATTATCGGTTCTTCTTTGCATTCATTTCAACTTCAACGATCCTATGCGTTTACGTGTTCACGTTTTCATGGATTCACATAATTAGGAGACATGGAAAAGTTTTAGAAGCGATGAAAGTTGATTACCTTTCGGATTTCCTAATAGCATACTGCTTTATAGCTGTTTGGTTCGTCGGTGGTCTTACAGCTTTCCATCTTTACCTCATATCCACAAACCAAACTACGTATGAGAACTTCCGATACCGATATGACAAGAAAGAGAATCCATATAACAAGGGAGTTTCAGGCAACTGTGGAGAAACTTTCTTCTCTAAAATCCCACCTTCATTGAACAAATTTCGATCATTTTTCGTGGAAGATGAGCACGTGATGGTGACATCTTTGACTCCAGATTTCGGAGAAAGTGCTATGAGTTCGAAGGAGAAAATTGATATCGAGATGGGAGCTAGGCAGTCAGAGGACGGTGCTTTCCCACTTCCTGCTATTTTGAGAGATTTGGATTACGATGATATAGAGAAGAACCCTGAAGAAGACCGAAGACTTGGTTTGGACTCGTATTTGCCTGTTGAAGACGAAGAAAAAGAGTCCTCTGGTGTGAATGTGAGAATAGatagtgaagaagaagatgatatgCAAGTGCAAAACTCTCCTGCAAGAGAAAGAGTACGAGAGTCTCTTGATAGTGCCGCGATTATAGATAGAGCTTTGGAGAGAAACGATAACAGAAGTCACTCTCGTCCGACAGTGGTTACTCCTCATAATCATCAAGCTTAG
- the LOC115721930 gene encoding caffeic acid 3-O-methyltransferase — translation MTTPTQMSEELEANYLFAMKLASATVLPMVLKTALELGLLEIIVMAGPGAFLSPSNIVAQLPTKNPNAPVMLDRMLRLLASYNVLTYSIRDGERLYGMTPLSKFLTKNEGGLSIAPLCHMDQDKVIIDCWYHMKDAVLDGGIPFNKAHGMPIFEYTQRDQRLNKIVNRAMSTLSTIIMKNILETYNGFKGLNSIVDVGGGTGATLSMIIAKYPSIKGINFDLHHVIQHAPPLPGVEHVSGDMFVSVPKGDAIFMKRICHDWSDEECLKLLKNCYDALDDDGKVIVEELIVPAAPDSSPSTKNSFHYDILMMVNLNGKERTQKEYEQLAMEAGFKAFKIHCIAFNSYIMEFLKTTN, via the exons ATGACTACACCAACCCAAATGTCTGAGGAATTAGAAGCCAATTACCTTTTTGCGATGAAATTAGCTAGTGCTACAGTACTGCCTATGGTTCTCAAAACCGCGTTGGAGCTAGGCCTCTTGGAGATCATAGTTATGGCGGGTCCTGGCGCGTTCCTTTCACCTTCCAACATTGTAGCACAACTTCCGACAAAGAACCCTAACGCCCCGGTGATGTTGGACCGGATGCTGAGATTACTGGCGAGCTACAACGTGCTCACTTACTCGATTCGTGATGGGGAAAGGCTCTATGGAATGACTCCACTTAGCAAATTCTTAACCAAGAATGAAGGTGGATTGTCCATTGCTCCTTTGTGTCACATGGATCAAGATAAGGTTATTATAGACTGTTG GTACCACATGAAAGATGCAGTACTTGATGGAGGAATACCTTTCAACAAAGCACATGGAATGCCAATATTTGAATACACTCAAAGAGATCAAAGGTTGAATAAGATTGTCAACAGAGCAATGTCTACCCTCTCCACCATTATCATGAAAAATATCCTCGAAACTTACAATGGTTTCAAGGGTCTTAACTCGATTGTCGATGTTGGTGGTGGTACTGGAGCTACTCTTAGCATGATTATTGCTAAGTACCCTTCTATTAAAGGCATTAACTTCGATTTGCATCATGTCATCCAACATGCACCTCCATTGCCTG GTGTAGAGCATGTTAGCGGAGACATGTTTGTAAGTGTACCAAAAGGAGATGCAATTTTCATGAAG cggATTTGCCATGATTGGAGTGATGAAGAGTGCTTGAAATTGTTAAAGAATTGCTATGATGCATTGGATGATGATGGAAAAGTGATTGTAGAAGAGTTGATTGTTCCTGCTGCACCAGATTCCAGCCCCTCCACTAAGAATAGTTTCCATTATGATATCCTCATGATGGTTAATCTCAATGGCAAAGAGAGAACACAAAAGGAGTATGAACAATTGGCCATGGAAGCTGGCTTTaaagccttcaaaatccattgcATTGCTTTCAATTCCTATATCATGGAGTTTCTCAAGACCactaactaa